The window GAGGTGGCCTGCCACGGGAGTTTCAGCAAGGCGGCCGACGCGCTGCGGTTCACACCGTCGGCGGTCTCCCAGCAGATCGCCGCCCTGGAGCGGTCGATCGGCGCGCCCGTCGTCGAGCGCAGCACCCGCGGCGTGGTGCTCACCGAGCCCGGCCGGCTCCTCCTCGACGCGGCCGAGGCGGTCTTCGCCGAGCTGCACCACGCCAAGGAGCAGATCGACCGGCTCGCGGCCGGCCGCAGCAGGTTGACGATCGCCACGTTCAGCAGCGGCGGGCGCCACATCCTGCCCCGCGCGCTCACCCCGTTCGTCGCCGGCCACCCCGAGGTGGAGATCAACGTGCTGGAGCGCGAACCGGAGGCCGGCCTGCCGCTCGTCCGCACGGGGCAGGCGGACCTGGCCATCGCCTACCACTTCGACGGCCCGCTGCCCGTCACGCCCGGCGACCGATCCCGCATCACCTGGACCCCGCTGATGGACGACCCCATGTCGGTCGTCCTGCCCCGGGGGCACCGGCTGGCCGGCCGCCCCGCCCTCGACCTGGCCGACCTGGCCGGCGAGCGCTGGGTGCTCGGCTGCACCAAGACCGAGGCCTTCCTGCGGCGCTACGCCGCCCGCGCCGGCTTCGAGCCCATGTTCGCGGGCCAGACCAGCGACTACTTCTTCGCCCAGTCGCTCGTCGCCGCGGGCGTCAGCGTGTCGCTGATCCCCCGCGTCGCGCTCGACCACGCGGCCACCGGCCTCGCCGTCGTCCCGATCCGGCCGCCGTGCCCCACCCGCCACATCGGGATCGCCACCGCCCGCCGCCGCCACCCGCAACCGCTGGTCGACAAGCTGGTGCACGCCCTCCTCGCGACCGTCGCCGAAGAATGTCGAAGCACCGCTGTATGACCGCTGCATGACGGTCCATGGACACCTCGTGACCGCGGGTCCTAGCGTGATCACGACGTAAACGATCTCGCATCGGGGAGATTCCTGGAAGACGAGAACGGCTTCGAGGGCGTGGGTGGCGGCCGCGGGCGCCGCATTCGTGCTGGTCGCCGGAACGGGCAGCGCGTGCGCTAACCCCGCCGACGGCCCGTACTCCGACCTCCAGCGCGCGGCCAACGCCCTGGGCCGCTACGGCCACCCCGAGGAGGTCGCCGCCGGCATCGCCTTCCTCGCCGGCCCCGGCGCCTCCTTCATCATCGGCGCCGTCCTGGACATCGACGGCGGTTACCTGGCCTGAACGGCCGATGAGCGGTCAGCGGCTCACGACGGCGCGCAGGTCGAGCGGGGCGGGCGGCGGGAGGGGCTCGGCCTGTTCGGCGCGGAAGGCGCTGAGCAGGTAGGCGACGAGCCGCCGGGAGGCGGCCAGGGCCGTTTCGGTGGGTCCGGTGATGACGCCGCCGTTGGCCATGAGCAGGAGGGCGAGGTCGTCCTGCGCGAAGTCGGCGCGCAGCCCCCCGGTCGCCTTGGCGCGTCGCACCAGCTCGGCGAAGCCCTCGATGGCGCGGTGGCGTTCCCGTTCGACGTCGAGTGCGTCGGGGAACGCCGCGACGAAGGCCGCGCTGAAGCCACGGTCGGCGGCCTGCATGGAGCACACCCTCTCGACGGCCGTGCGGAACCCGCGCCACGGGTCCGGATCGGCCAGCGCGTCGTCCACGACCGACACGCACGCCTCGAACTGGTCGGCGAACACCTCGGTGACCAGCGCTTCCTTGCTGGGGAAACGGCGGTAGAGCGTGGCGACCCCCACGCGGGCCTGCCGGGCGATCGCGGCCATCGGCACGTCGAGTCCGCGGTCGGCGAACAGTTCGCGGGCGACCGCGACCATGCGGTCGCGGTTCTGTCGCGCGTCCGCGCGCAATGCAAGGGGCGCGTCCGCGCGCGATGCAAGGGGCGCGTCCGCGCGCGATGCAAGGGGCGCGTCCGCGCGCGATGCGACGGGCGCGTCCGCGCGCGACTTTGCGGGCGCGTCCGCGGCCGGCATGCGAGATGCCTCGGCGTTCATGTTTCTCACTTTAGGTCAAGTGGACGGGGCTCTCCACTTATCGGATTACGCTGGCCGGCAAGAGACCCGTCGTATGGGAGGTTCCATTGCGCTACCGGGGGCCGCTTCCGAAGCGAGCGATCGGCCGTTTCAACTCCTGTGTCCTGACGTTGCGCTCCTCTCCTCGATGGGGCCGGCTGCTCAGCAGACACCTCACGGTCGTCACCTACACGGGACGCCGCTCCGGACGCACCTTCAGCACCCCCGTCGCCTTCCGGCGCGCGGCCGACACCGTCACGATCGGCGTTCAGTTCCCCGACGCCAAGACGTGGTGGCGCAACTTCCTGGGCGAGGGCGGTCCGCTGTCGCTGCAACTGGAGGGCGTGGACCGTGCCGGGCACGCGGTCGCCAGGCGTGACGAAGCGGGTCGTGTCACCGTCACCGTCCGCCTGGACGGCTGACCGGACATCCGTACGCCGGCACGCGCCGCAGGTCCTGCGACGCCCGCTGTCGTGTGCGTTTCCGGGGGCGGCGACACGCCCGGCCGGTGTCCCGTGCTGTTCGGCGAGGCGTGCCCTGCTCACCCTGCGAAGCTCGGCAGACAGGAAAGGCCGTCGACAGCATCCACAAAGAATGGTCATCTTCCTGAGAGAAACGTCAACAATCCCGCTGACAAAAGTCGGCGCGTTACCCGTTCGACCGGCCGACGCCCACCGGCGAACGTGAATGAGCGCAGCGTACGGCCCTTCCGGTTTCAGTATTCTCACCGATTCATCGGAAGGGAATGCACCCATGAGAGATGGCCATGTGGGCGGTCACGTCCACGGTGCGCTCAGGTATGCGCTGGTCGGCGTCGCCGTATTCGCCCTGTCGGCCGGATCGGTCGTCGCCCAGAGCACGACCGCGATGGCGGCGTCCGCCGCCCCTGGAGTGCCGCAGGATCCACAAGTCGTCTTCACCGAGAATTTCGAGAACGGCCAAGGCGCCGCCCCCATCGTCGTCACCGACTACACGGGGCCCGCGCCTGTTGACCAGACCTACAAGGCCGATCCGGCATGGCTGACCGCCTGCAACGGCTGGGTCGCCTCCCAGCAGAACCCCGCCAACCCGCCCGCTGGTTCCGGCTGCGGCGGGTGGTGGAGCTCGGTCAAGCAACTGGCCGGCACGCTGGGCAAGTGGGCAGGTGGCGATCCGGCGACCAACCACGCCGTCACCGCGTACACCAATGCCGACCCCGGCCCGAACAAGACGCAACTGGAGGCCGTCACACCCGTCGCCATCGGCGCTCCCAACCGGTTCCTGACGTTCTCCGTCGACGCCGCCGAGGTCAACTGCTACGCCAACCACGCCAAGATGGGCTTCTACCTGCTGGACGGGCAGCAGGCCGTGCCCACCTTCACGACCCCGATCGAGCCGTGCGCCAACCCCGGCACGACCGTGGGCGGGATCGCCGTGGGCACCTACACCAGTAACAGCCCGGTTCTCTTCGGCGGTTCCGCTGTCGGGCTCCGGCTGGTCAACTTCCAGGCAAGCGGTTACGGCAACGACGCCGCGTTCGACAACGTGCGGATCCTGGACGTCACGCCGCAGCTCGACGTCGCCTACAGCCCCGCGTCGGTCGAGGTGGGCACGGACGCGACGCTGACGTTCACCATCACCAACACCAGCGAGCTGGCGGTGAAGAACGGCTGGTCCTTCACGGAGCGGCTGCCCACCGGCCTCACCGTGGCGGCCGCCGCACCGGCGACCGACTGCGCGGCGCCGCAGGTGACGGCACCGGCCGGCAGCGGGCAGATCGGCGTGACCGGGACACTTCCCGCAGGTCAGGCGTCCTGCACCGTCAAGGTGGCGGTGACGGCCGCGCGGGCCGGCACCTACACCACCTGCGCCGCCGACCTGGCCGGATACGCCGGAGTCAACCCGCCCGGGTGCGCCGCTGTGAGGTTCGTCCCGCCCGTCCTGGCGTTCGACGCCCACGCTCACGGCGGGCGCGTCAGCAGCCGGCTGCTCTCCGTCGGACCTCTCGAACCGTCGGACATCACCTGCACCGAGACTCCGGGTGCCGACCGGCACGCGCTGGTGAAGGCCACGCTGCCGGGTCTCGGCTCGCTGCGAGCGATCAGGACGGAGGCCTCGGGAAGCGTCGACCCGGCCGGGCTCCGCACCGCCGCCGCCACGGCCAGGACCGCGCACCTCCGCCTGCTCGGCGGCCTCGTCACGGCCAAGGAGATCGTCTCAACGGCGAAGGCCCAGGGCGACGACGCCGGGCACGTGAACTCCACGGGACAGGTGACCCTGACCGACCTCAAGGTCAACGGCGTCGCGATCACCGACACCAAGGCCAACCTCACGATCGACATCCCGCTGGTGGCCAAGGTCGTGATCAACGAGCAGGTGACGTCCGCCGACGGCATCGCGGTCAACGCCATCCACATCCGCACGCCGGCGGGCGCCGACATCGTCATCGGCCACGCCAGGGCGGCACTCACCGTGCCGGGAAAGCCCTGCCCGACCTACTGACCGCCACCTGCCGGCCGCTGCACCTGCCGAAGCCCCGCCCAGACCCTGCCGGCGCCGACCGCGTCGGCGGGGCCTGACCCGCCCGGCGCGACCATGCGCAGGACACGACGCGACGGGTTTGGTCGCGGTGCGGGCGGCCTCGACAATGAGCGGCATGCCGCAGATCACTGTCGAGTACTCCGCATCCCTCGCCGAGGCGTTCGACCGGCGCGGATTCGCGCTGACACTTCACCTGGCCGCAGCCGAGCTGATCGGTGGCGCACTACCCGACTTCAAGACGCGCTTTCACGCCATCACCGAAGCCGTCATCGGTGGCGGCGAAGCCACCGAGGCGATGCTCCATGTGGATCTGGCGATCCTGCCCGGCCGTGCCCCCGAGGTCAAGGCCCGTCTGGGAGAGCTGACCCTTGCGACGCTGTGTGACCACATCAGGCCCGGAACGGAGTTGAACACCCAGGTCACCGTCGAGGTCCGGGACATCGAGAGCTACCACAAACGGGTCCTGACGCGATAGCCGATGCGCGGGCGTTGCTCAGCCGACCCCCTACCCGGGCTGAATCGGGGCAGGGTACGGGCGGCAACAGCTTCGGCATGCGTTCAAAGGCCACTGACGTTCAAGGCGTTATGTTGCGACAAGTACTAGAACCCGCCCGTCGCCCGGGGGTCAGTTTTCACGTGTCGTCGACAACCCGCCCATCCGGCCCGGGGGTGTGACGGTGCGGACGATCGCCGGGCATGTCCCCGTCCCGCAGTTCCGCCTCCGGTGGTCTGCCCTCCCTGCCATCGACGGACCATTCATTGATCTTTCATGCGAGATGCGCGGAAGGTTACGATTTGGGAATGGGACCCGTATTAATGACGTCGCTACTGACCCTGCCAGCGCTCGCCTTGCTACTGATCCCCTTCCATGACGAGTCAGGCGCTGTGGACACGCGACACCGGCTATCCGGCCTGCGAACCCGCCACACACTCGCCTCTCGCGAGGCGTGGGACGCCGCGCACGCCTGGCTGAGGCGCCCCCTGCGATGCCTGGCCGTGGTTATGGCGGCGGTTCTCGTCGTCTCCGTCGCCAGCGAGCTGGCGTTCGGCCTGCCTGAGGCCCTTGCGCTAATGATTGCCGCGTCCCAGGCCGTGTTGTTCGTGGGTGGAATCCTGTTGATCGGTTGGCGCGCCAACAAGGTCGCGGCGCAGGTCAACCAGCCTCGCAACGCGTAGGTCAGTGCTCCGAGGTGCCTACGCCTGCACATCCCCTGAAACGCAGAAGAGGCCCGTAGGGGCATCGGAGATCACGCAGATCTGCGAGGGCAGGGCACAACGAGGGCACACGAGGGTGTGAGACGGTCGGAAGCGTTGAGTACTGCTGAGTGGACGAACGGCAGGTCAGAGGCTGGATCGCGACACCGCCCCAGCTCTCAGCCGCCGCCCTTGCTGAAGTGCTGGTAGTCCTTGGTGCCGGTCCAGTAGCCGCCCCATTCCCAGCCGACCGAGGCGAAGGCGCGCACCACCTTGTCGCCCGGGTTGATGACGCCCTTGCCGCGCACGGGGCGCTTGGCGAACTTCTTGGCGTTCTGGTGGGCGGTGCTGCCTGCGGCCGTGACGTACGGGTTCTCGCGGGGGTTGATGTCGACGGCCTCGCCGTACGCGTGGTTGGACCAGTTGCTCGAACCCGTCGCCGGGCGGCAGTTGAAGGCGGAGGTGTTGTCGGCGTCGATGGAGTCGAAGTCGTCGCCCTTGTAGACGTCGACGAGCTCCATGCGCTTGATCGGGTAGCGCATGTCGTACAGCTTCTTGAAGGCCGTGGTGATGTCGTCGGTGACGGTCTTGCGGACGACGAGCTCGCCGGTGTGCGGACGGTCGTCGAAGCCCCAGTACGTCATGGTGACGAGGCGCAGGTCCTGGTGGTGGACGGGGCAGCCGGGACGCCAGGAGTAGGGCAGGCGGTCGCGGGCGATCCTGGTGACCTTCGCCGTGAAGGCCGGCGGCGCGGTCGTCGTGGGGGTTGCCTCCGAGGTCGAGGACGAGGTCGAGGTCGAGGTCGGGGTCGGGCTCGGGGGCTCGGCGGCCGCCGTGGTCGCGGCGGGGCGGGACGCCGACGACGGCGCGGTGGAGGAGGCGGCCGGGGGTTGGGCGGCGCACGCGAGGGAGGTGAGCGTCACGAACGCCATCGTGGTGGCGCTCCTCATGGTGGCGGCACACATCATCTGCCCACCATATGCGACGTCGTGCCAGGTCAGGGAGTACGAGGGGCGGTGGCGGCGGTGGGCGGCGCGACGGAGGCGGTGGCGCCGCGCAGCGTCAGCTCCTTCAGGAGGACGACGGCCACGAAGCCCAGCAGCGCGATGGGCACGCCGACGAGGAAGACCGTCTCCAGGCCGCGGGTGAACGACTCCAGGACGATGCTCCTGACCGGCTCCGGCAGGGCCTGGATGGCGCTGGGGCTGCCCAGCTCGGGTGTGCCGCCGCCGGGGAGCGAGATGTGCGCGGTGCGCAGGCCGGCCGCCATCTCGGCCTCCAGCCGGTTGACCAGGATCGCGCCGAACGCCGCCACGCCGACGGCGCCGCCGAGCGAGCGGAAGAACGTCACGCCCGAGGTGGTGACGGCCATGTCGCGCGTCTCGGAGCCGTTCTGCGCCGCCAGGACGAGCGTCTGCATGGTCAGCCCGAGTCCGAGGCCGAGGACGCCCACGTCCAGGCCGATCAGCCACAGCCCGGAGTCCACGTGCAGCCGGGACAGCAGCCACTGGCCCGCGGCTACGAGGAGCAGCCCGGCCGCGGGGAAGATCTTCCACCTGCCGGTACGGCTGACGATCCGGCCGGAGACGACGCCGGCGACGAACAGGGCGAGCACCATGGGCAGCGTCATCAGACCGGAGTTGGCCGGGCTCAGGCCCTTGACGATCTGCAGGTACTGCGGAAGATAGATCATCGAGCCGAACATCGCCATGCCGACGAACAGCGAGGCGAGGCTGGTGAGCAGGAACGTGCGGTTGCGGAACAGCCGGGGCGGCAGGATCGGGGCGGTCGCGGCGCGTTCGGCGAGCACCGCGAGGCCGAGCATGACGACGCTGGTCGCGCCGAGCGCGTACGTCCAGCCGGAGTTCCAGGCGAACTCCTGCCCGCCCAGCGTCAGCAGCAGCATCAGGGACGTGGCCGAGGCCGTCATGGTCGTGGCGCCCCAGATGTCGATCGAGGTGTCGCGTGTGACCTTCGGCAGCTTCAGCACCCGCTGGATGACGACGAAGGCGATGGCGGCGAACGGGACGACCACGTAGAAGCACCATCGCCAGCCGAGCCGGTCGGCCTCCACCAGGAACCCGCCGAGCAGCGGCCCCGCGACGGTGGAGATGCCGAAGACGGCGCCCATGTAGCCGGAGTAGCGGCCCCGTTCGCGCGGCGCGACGATGTCGCCGAGGATCACCTGGGCCAGGGCCGACAGGCCGCCCGCCCCGATGCCCTGCACGGCCCGCGCCGCGATGAGCTGGCCCATGTCCTGCGACAGGCCGGCCACGAGGGAGGCTGCCACGAACAGGCCGAGAGCGGTCTGGAACATGAGCTTGCGGCCGAACAGGTCGGACAGCTTGCCCCACAGCGGGGTGGACACCGTCATCGTCAGCATGGTCGCCGAGGCCACCCACGAGTAGTGGTCCTGGCCGCCCAGCTCGCCCACGATCGTCGGCAGGGCGGTGCTCACCACCGAGGTGGAGATCATCGAGGTGAGCATGGCGAGCATGAGCCCGGACATCACCTCGAGGATCTCGCGGTGAGAGTACTGCCGTGCCTGGGTCATGGGGCGCCACACCTCCTGGGATCTCGGCGACCCCAAGAGTATACGTTTGTTTACTAGCCGAGCGGCAAGCTGGGATGCCGGTCGTGACGTGACGAGGCGGCGGCGCGCGATCCGCGCACCGCCGCCTCCCCGGAACGGCTAGGCCTTCGCGTACTCCGCGGCTCCACCCGCGAAGTCGAACACCACGCACGACTCGTCACCGACGACCCACGCGTCGTGTCCCGGCGGGGCGACGAAGACCTCACCCGGGCCGATCTCCGCCTCGCTGCCGTCGTTCATCCGGATGCAGAGCCGGCCCTTGACCACGAACCCGTTGTGGTGGACCTCGCACGACTCCGTGCCGACGATCGGTTTCACGGACTCCGACCACCGCCACCCGGGCTCGAACGTGGCCGTGCCGAAGGTCAGGCCCGTCAGGTTGCACACGTCGAGATGCCCCATGGGGAAGTCTCGGCGCTCGTCGGGCTTGTCGATGCTCTTGACTTCGATCATGACGTCCCCCCGTCATGTCGACCCCTTTGTCCCTCTCAGTCTGGCACCGGGAGGCGTGACCGGTACACCTGCCTGGCCCGCTCGTACAGGGCCAGGTGGTCGGCGTGCTGCTCCTTGCCGTCGAATCGCCCGAACTCCCCGACCAGCTCCTCCAGCCGGTCCAGCCAGCCCAGGCACCAGCGCACGTCCGCCTCCCTCGCCACGTGCTCGCCCGCCACGTCCAGGAAGACCGGGCTGGTGTGCGCGTACGCGCCGCCGCGGTGCTGGCTGCGCGGGTGCGCGCCGCCCGCGGCGACGGCCACCACGTACGTCGGCTCGCCCGCCGCGAGCGTCGCCGTGAGCCGTCCCCGCGGGCCCTCGGCCAGGACGCCGTCGGCGGTGCGGATCTCCAGCCGCTCCACCTCGGGCCCGACCGAGCGCACCTCGACCTCCACCCGGTCACCGGGCGCCAGGTCGAGGGTGTCGCCGGGCTCGTGGCCGTTCACGGTGAGCTGCAGCCACGGCCCGGTGGTCGCGAACGTGCGGCCGAGCAGGACCGCCTCCATGTACGACTCGGCGGTGAGCGGCCCGCCCACGTGCGCGTACACCCGGGCCCAGCCGGGCGGCCCGGAAGCGGTGCCGCGCCGGCAGAAGGACAGGACGGCGTCGGTGCCGGCCGTGACGGCGAGCCGGTTGCCGGCCCCGATCAGGTGGCGGTAGACGGCGGCGGTCCCCAGGATCGACGAGTGGTTCAGCACGTCGAGCGTGTCGATCAGGCCGAGCGCCGCGTCGGCGACGATCTCCCGTGCCGAGCAGTTGCGGCCACGGCTGAGTACGGCCTCGGGCGGGTCGTCGTCGGCGATCGGCCGGTGGAACGGGTGGCCGTAGCCGGTCATCGCGCCCAGGGCGCGCAACTCCTCCAGCGCGGCCGCGTTCGGCGGCCAGTCGGCGTCGCCGGCGAAACCGGAGTGGTAGCGCTGCGGCAGGCCGCGCAGCCCGAACGCGGAGACGTGCCCGACCAGGTCGTTGCGGTACTCGACCCCGATCCTGGCCACGTGCTCGCTGTCGGACCAGGGCAGGTCGCGGCCCACCCAGTGGGCGAGCGCCTCCAGGTCGTAGACCCGCTCGGTCGCCACGTTGCCCGCCACCAGGCCGAGCACGTGCAGGTCCTCCCCGTGCTGGGCGGCGGCGGCCAGCGGGGGAGCGGCGGGTTCCTCGCCCATCCAGTTGAGGTGGACGTGCAGGTCGCCGCCGTACCAGCCGTGCGCCGCCGCGTCGTACAGGCGCTCCGGCGTCAGCTCGACCAGCCTCTCCTCGCCCGCGACCGGGGTGAGCGCGAGGTCGGACTCGGTGTACTCCATACCGCGGGCGACGGTCACGGTGAGCGGCTCGGCGGGCACCTCGACGACGACGTCGTCACCGTGGAAGTACGGCCGCAGGTGCCCGTCCACCTTGTGCGGTGCTCCCTGGGGATACCAGCTCTGCCCGTCGGCGCCGGTCACGCTCCACCGGCACGGGAACCCGGCGCGCAGCCGGAGCGCGGCCGCCGGCGCCCGCCTGGCCAGCGGCGTCAGGTCCACCGGCCGCCCGCCGACCAGGACCTCCCGCGCCACCTCGACCACCTTGGCGCCGCGCGGCTCCACCTCGTGCGGGGTGCCGTCCACGACCACCGTGACCGGACCGGCGCGGCTGGAGTCGAGCAGCAACGCCGTACGGAACGGCGCGTCGCCGAGCACGACCTGGGTGCGTGCCTCCAGCGTCACGCCCTCGGGGGTGAGCCGCAGCGCCGGCAGGTGGTCGAGCACGTCGCCGCCCAGCCCGTCGCGGATCAGCCGGTCGACGTCCACCTCCCCCATGCGGTCGTCCAGCTCGGCCGGTGACGCGCCGGGGTGGCGCTCGGCGAGCTGCCGCAGGCCGGTGTTCCAGTAGTCGTAGCGGCGGTCGAGGAAGACGGTCCCGCGGGCCTGGACGACGTAGCTCAACGGCGCCTCACCCCAGGTGGGCC is drawn from Nonomuraea muscovyensis and contains these coding sequences:
- a CDS encoding LysR family transcriptional regulator gives rise to the protein MIDVKRLRILREVACHGSFSKAADALRFTPSAVSQQIAALERSIGAPVVERSTRGVVLTEPGRLLLDAAEAVFAELHHAKEQIDRLAAGRSRLTIATFSSGGRHILPRALTPFVAGHPEVEINVLEREPEAGLPLVRTGQADLAIAYHFDGPLPVTPGDRSRITWTPLMDDPMSVVLPRGHRLAGRPALDLADLAGERWVLGCTKTEAFLRRYAARAGFEPMFAGQTSDYFFAQSLVAAGVSVSLIPRVALDHAATGLAVVPIRPPCPTRHIGIATARRRHPQPLVDKLVHALLATVAEECRSTAV
- a CDS encoding SDR family oxidoreductase, producing MAAAGAAFVLVAGTGSACANPADGPYSDLQRAANALGRYGHPEEVAAGIAFLAGPGASFIIGAVLDIDGGYLA
- a CDS encoding TetR/AcrR family transcriptional regulator, giving the protein MVAVARELFADRGLDVPMAAIARQARVGVATLYRRFPSKEALVTEVFADQFEACVSVVDDALADPDPWRGFRTAVERVCSMQAADRGFSAAFVAAFPDALDVERERHRAIEGFAELVRRAKATGGLRADFAQDDLALLLMANGGVITGPTETALAASRRLVAYLLSAFRAEQAEPLPPPAPLDLRAVVSR
- a CDS encoding choice-of-anchor P family protein, which translates into the protein MRDGHVGGHVHGALRYALVGVAVFALSAGSVVAQSTTAMAASAAPGVPQDPQVVFTENFENGQGAAPIVVTDYTGPAPVDQTYKADPAWLTACNGWVASQQNPANPPAGSGCGGWWSSVKQLAGTLGKWAGGDPATNHAVTAYTNADPGPNKTQLEAVTPVAIGAPNRFLTFSVDAAEVNCYANHAKMGFYLLDGQQAVPTFTTPIEPCANPGTTVGGIAVGTYTSNSPVLFGGSAVGLRLVNFQASGYGNDAAFDNVRILDVTPQLDVAYSPASVEVGTDATLTFTITNTSELAVKNGWSFTERLPTGLTVAAAAPATDCAAPQVTAPAGSGQIGVTGTLPAGQASCTVKVAVTAARAGTYTTCAADLAGYAGVNPPGCAAVRFVPPVLAFDAHAHGGRVSSRLLSVGPLEPSDITCTETPGADRHALVKATLPGLGSLRAIRTEASGSVDPAGLRTAAATARTAHLRLLGGLVTAKEIVSTAKAQGDDAGHVNSTGQVTLTDLKVNGVAITDTKANLTIDIPLVAKVVINEQVTSADGIAVNAIHIRTPAGADIVIGHARAALTVPGKPCPTY
- a CDS encoding 5-carboxymethyl-2-hydroxymuconate Delta-isomerase, which translates into the protein MPQITVEYSASLAEAFDRRGFALTLHLAAAELIGGALPDFKTRFHAITEAVIGGGEATEAMLHVDLAILPGRAPEVKARLGELTLATLCDHIRPGTELNTQVTVEVRDIESYHKRVLTR
- a CDS encoding M15 family metallopeptidase translates to MMCAATMRSATTMAFVTLTSLACAAQPPAASSTAPSSASRPAATTAAAEPPSPTPTSTSTSSSTSEATPTTTAPPAFTAKVTRIARDRLPYSWRPGCPVHHQDLRLVTMTYWGFDDRPHTGELVVRKTVTDDITTAFKKLYDMRYPIKRMELVDVYKGDDFDSIDADNTSAFNCRPATGSSNWSNHAYGEAVDINPRENPYVTAAGSTAHQNAKKFAKRPVRGKGVINPGDKVVRAFASVGWEWGGYWTGTKDYQHFSKGGG
- a CDS encoding MDR family MFS transporter, producing MTQARQYSHREILEVMSGLMLAMLTSMISTSVVSTALPTIVGELGGQDHYSWVASATMLTMTVSTPLWGKLSDLFGRKLMFQTALGLFVAASLVAGLSQDMGQLIAARAVQGIGAGGLSALAQVILGDIVAPRERGRYSGYMGAVFGISTVAGPLLGGFLVEADRLGWRWCFYVVVPFAAIAFVVIQRVLKLPKVTRDTSIDIWGATTMTASATSLMLLLTLGGQEFAWNSGWTYALGATSVVMLGLAVLAERAATAPILPPRLFRNRTFLLTSLASLFVGMAMFGSMIYLPQYLQIVKGLSPANSGLMTLPMVLALFVAGVVSGRIVSRTGRWKIFPAAGLLLVAAGQWLLSRLHVDSGLWLIGLDVGVLGLGLGLTMQTLVLAAQNGSETRDMAVTTSGVTFFRSLGGAVGVAAFGAILVNRLEAEMAAGLRTAHISLPGGGTPELGSPSAIQALPEPVRSIVLESFTRGLETVFLVGVPIALLGFVAVVLLKELTLRGATASVAPPTAATAPRTP
- a CDS encoding cupin domain-containing protein, encoding MIEVKSIDKPDERRDFPMGHLDVCNLTGLTFGTATFEPGWRWSESVKPIVGTESCEVHHNGFVVKGRLCIRMNDGSEAEIGPGEVFVAPPGHDAWVVGDESCVVFDFAGGAAEYAKA
- a CDS encoding CehA/McbA family metallohydrolase, which codes for MCDDPLLPEPVARAVAEYRDLRDRHGPTWGEAPLSYVVQARGTVFLDRRYDYWNTGLRQLAERHPGASPAELDDRMGEVDVDRLIRDGLGGDVLDHLPALRLTPEGVTLEARTQVVLGDAPFRTALLLDSSRAGPVTVVVDGTPHEVEPRGAKVVEVAREVLVGGRPVDLTPLARRAPAAALRLRAGFPCRWSVTGADGQSWYPQGAPHKVDGHLRPYFHGDDVVVEVPAEPLTVTVARGMEYTESDLALTPVAGEERLVELTPERLYDAAAHGWYGGDLHVHLNWMGEEPAAPPLAAAAQHGEDLHVLGLVAGNVATERVYDLEALAHWVGRDLPWSDSEHVARIGVEYRNDLVGHVSAFGLRGLPQRYHSGFAGDADWPPNAAALEELRALGAMTGYGHPFHRPIADDDPPEAVLSRGRNCSAREIVADAALGLIDTLDVLNHSSILGTAAVYRHLIGAGNRLAVTAGTDAVLSFCRRGTASGPPGWARVYAHVGGPLTAESYMEAVLLGRTFATTGPWLQLTVNGHEPGDTLDLAPGDRVEVEVRSVGPEVERLEIRTADGVLAEGPRGRLTATLAAGEPTYVVAVAAGGAHPRSQHRGGAYAHTSPVFLDVAGEHVAREADVRWCLGWLDRLEELVGEFGRFDGKEQHADHLALYERARQVYRSRLPVPD